Proteins from a genomic interval of Neodiprion lecontei isolate iyNeoLeco1 chromosome 2, iyNeoLeco1.1, whole genome shotgun sequence:
- the LOC107225206 gene encoding malate dehydrogenase, mitochondrial-like, translating into MFGAFRKARWNSAVIKIPRRYFRTTVPTNSKVMKVAILGAAGRTGRCLALLLKRSSIVDELAIYDILPMHSLALELNHVDARCKVNGYSGPSSIHEALRNAKVVIITAGQPEKLKRNGEQILKPNAKILSQLIPHLTEHCPRAMLGVVTSPVNVLIPMIAELYKKSGLYELNNIFGVTTLDCVRSNTFAAEILGLPPEAVVVPVIGGSCARTCVPLFSHIKPSCKLTNVSISGLSLSVKSANEKLMNAYDGSGTPSLSMAFAAARFCVSLCKGLRGLPGVVECAYVRSCVVPEVTYFASPLQLGPDGVQKNLGVPPLTDYECKMLDSAIPLLKTGIKIGENLALGSKTPSTEVCPTDPTPCPSPVLTARIRHPNPNSPIPAA; encoded by the exons ATGTTTGGGGCTTTTCGCAAAGCCAGGTGGAACTCTGCGGTGATAAAAATTCCACGTCGATATTTCCGAACGACTGTTCCGACGAATTCGAAGGTTATGAAAGTCGCGATTCTGGGCGCTGCTGGGAGAACAG gGAGATGTCTTGCTCTGCTTTTAAAGCGGTCAAGTATCGTCGACGAGCTTGCGATCTACGACATACTGCCGATGCATAGTCTTGCCCTTGAACTGAACCACGTCGACGCTCGATGCAAGGTGAACGGTTACTCAGGTCCCTCGAGCATTCACGAGGCATTGAGGAACGCCAAAGTTGTTATAATAACCGCGGGACAAccggaaaaattaaaacgcaACGGTGAGCAAATTCTCAAACCGAATGCGAAAATATTGTCCCAACTGATTCCCCATCTGACCGAGCACTGCCCCAGG GCCATGCTGGGCGTCGTTACGAGTCCGGTGAACGTTCTGATACCGATGATCGCcgaattgtacaaaaaatcgGGTCTCTACGAGCTGAACAACATATTCGGGGTGACTACGCTGGATTGCGTACGATCGAACACGTTCGCCGCGGAGATTCTGGGACTGCCTCCGGAAGCAGTGGTGGTTCCGGTTATCGGCGGAAGCTGTGCGCGGACTTGCGTCCCGCTTTTCTCTCACATTAAGCCTAGCTGCAAATTAACGAACGTCAGT ATCAGCGGGCTCAGTTTGTCGGTAAAATCAGCAAATGAGAAACTCATGAATGCCTACGATGGTAGCGGCACCCCTTCATTGAGCATGGCATTCGCTGCTGCCAGATTCTGCGTTTCTTTGTGCAAAG GACTTCGCGGCTTGCCGGGTGTCGTTGAATGCGCCTACGTCCGGTCCTGCGTCGTGCCGGAAGTGACGTATTTCGCATCGCCTCTGCAACTCGGGCCCGACGGGGTCCAAAAGAATTTGGGTGTGCCGCCGCTCACGGATTACGAATGCAAGATGTTGGATTCCGCGATTCCTTTGTTGAAGACGGGCATCAAGATTGGGGAG AATCTGGCACTCGGCTCCAAGACTCCCTCCACCGAAGTCTGCCCGACGGATCCAACGCCTTGCCCAAGTCCCGTTCTAACGGCTCGCATACGACATCCAAATCCGAATTCTCCGATCCCTGCTGCGTAG